CCCCGCCGGAGAGGTTCTCGATCCGCTTGTCCACCGCATCGCCGGAAAACAGGAAGGCTCCCAGCAGGTTCATGATCACCCCGCGGTTGGCCAGCGGCATCGCCGCCTGCACCGTTTCGAACACCGTCCGCCTGGGATCGAGAATCTCCATGGCATGCTGGCTGAAGTAGCCCAGCTCCACGTTGGCCCCCAAAGCAACGTTGCCGGAGGTCGGCTCGGTCTGGCCGGCCAGCACCTTCAAAAAGGTGGATTTGCCGGCGCCGTTCACCCCCACCACCGCCACCTTGCTCTGGCGGCGGATAATGCCGGAAACCCCGGAGAAAACCGGCTTTACCCCGCCGTCCGGCAGGGGCCACTCCTTGGCCAGGTTCTCCATGATCACCACGTCGTCGCCACTGCGGGGCGGCTCGCTGAACTCGAACCGCACCACCCGCTCCTCTGCCGGGATCTCGATCCGCTCGATCTTCTCCAGCTTCTTGACCCGCGACTGCACCTGGGCCGCATGGGAGGCCCGGGCCGCGAAACGGGCGATAAACTCCTCCTCCTTGGCCAGCATCTCCTGTTGCCGCTTGTGACTGGCCAGCAACTGTTCCCGGCGGATTTCCCGCTCCCGCTCGTAGAAGTCGTAGTTGCCGCCGTAGGTGGTGACGGTTCTGTTGGCCACCTCCACAATACGGCTAACGATCCGGTTCATGAAGTCCCGGTCGTGGCTGGTCATCAGCAGCGCGCCGTCAAAGGTATCGGCCAGCCACTCCTCCAGCCAGACAATGGACTCCACATCCAGGTGGTTGGTCGGCTCATCCAGAAGCAGCACGTCCGGTTTCAGGGTCAGGATTTTCGCCAGGGCGATCCGCATCTTCCAGCCGCCGGAAAAGGACTCCACCGGATGGTTGAAGCGGTCAGGGCCGATGCCCAGGCCGGTCAGCACGGTCTGGGCGCGGGTGTCCAGGTCGTAGCCGCCGCGGTGCTCGAACTCTTCCTGCGCCTCACCGTAGCGCTCCAATAGCGTTGCCATCTCGTCGTCGGAGCGGGGTTCGCACATGGCGGCCTCCATCTCCTTCAACGCCGCTGCCAGCCGCATGGTCTCGGCCGAGCCGGCCATCACCTCTTCCAGGGCGCTCCGGCCGGCCATATCCCCCACATCCTGGGAGAAATAGCCGATGGTGGTCCGTTTGGCCCGGGTGATCTCGCCACTGCCCGGCTCCTCCTCACCGGTGATGATCCGGAACAGGGTGGTCTTGCCCGCACCATTGGGCCCCACCAGCCCGGTACGGCTGCCGGGCAGAATCTGGAAGCTGGCGTCACGGAACAGTACCTGGGAGCCGTGCTGTTTGGTGATGTTGGAAAGATGGATCATATATCTGCCTTTAGCGAGTAGTCAGACTCTACCGGGGCGTTCTGGAGCGCTGCTGCTGCCGACCTGCGCCGGGGCTTGACGGCCTCGTGCCGGCCGGTCTTCCCTGCTTTGCCGGTTGCTGACCGGAACGGGGTTGCCCGCTTCCCTGCCCTGCCACCTCTTTCTTCGCCTTTGGCTGCGGCCGCGGCGGGCGGGGAGGACGGGCAAACTCCTCGTCCTTGCGGGGGGCCTGCACGTTGTAATCGAACCCCGCCACGGTGCGTCGCTCGATGGCGCTGCCCAGGGTCTTTTCAATGGCCCGCACCATGGCGGTGTCCTCGTCGGTCACCAGGGTGAAGGCATCACCGTTCCTGGCGGCACGGCCGGTGCGGCCGATCCGGTGGATATAGGCTTCAGTGGTGTCCGGAATATCATAGTTGATCACGTGGGATACCTGGGAAACGTCGATGCCCCGAGCCGCAATGTCGGTGGCCACCAGGATCTGGAAGGCGCCGCTACGGAAGCCGTCCATGGCGGCCTGACGGCGGTTCTGGGACAGGTTCCCCTGCAGCGAGGCCGCCGTGTAGCCGGCTTTTTCAAGCTGCTCCCCCAGCCGCTTGGCACGGTGCTTGGTGCGGGTAAAAATCAGCACCGACCCGGTGTCGGTATGCTGGAGGAGCTGCATCAGCAGCGGCGTCTTCAGGTGCTGGGCCACCGGATAGAGGGCATGGGTCACCGTGGCCGCCGGGGCCACCGTATCCACCTGCACCGTCACCGGGTCCCGCAGGATTTCCCGGGCCAGGCCGCGGATCTCCGGCGGCATGGTGGCGGAAAAGAGCAGGGTCTGACGCTGGGCCGGCAGGTGCTTGAGAATGCGGCGGATATCGGGCAGAAACCCCATGTCGAACATCTGGTCCGCTTCGTCCAGCACCAGCAGCTCCAGGCTGGAGAGATCGATGGTCCCCTGGTTGATGTGATCCAGCAGACGGCCGGGACAGGCCACCACGATTTCAACCCCGTTTTTGAGCTTCTCCACCTGGGGATTTACTCCTACCCCGCCGTAGACGGTGATGCTCTTCAGGCGCGTCTGGCTTCCCAGCTCCTGGATACTGTCGTTGATCTGCTCGGCCAGCTCCCGGGTGGGGGCGATCACCAGGGCGCGCACCTGCTTGCGCGGTCCCTGCATCAGCCGGTGCAGGATCGGCAGGGCAAAGGCGGCGGTCTTGCCGGTGCCGGTCTGGGCAAGCCCCATCAGGTCATGGCCGGCCATGATCTTCGGAATCGCCTGGGCCTGGATCGGCGTAGGGGTGGCGTAACCGGCCGCCTTGACGCCGGCTACCACCTTGGGATGAAAACTGAACAACTGAAACGGCATTGACTACTCTTCTTTCTCTGTTCCACACGAAAAAGCCCCGAAAGGGTTTCCGGGGCTTACGAACATTTGTCGGTACTCGTGATCTTCCTGGAACAATCTTGGGTAATATGGCGTTACTGTACAGGGGGTGGAGGGCAATGTCAACCCAGAGCCGTCTCACGGGCAACGGACGCATGGCAACGAGTGGGCCGGGGACGACCGCGCAAGACCGGGATGTCCCTAAGTTTCCCTGCGCCGCCCCCGCCACGGGAGGTTCCGCCAGCTGTTTGTCACCCCGCATCCCCGGAAGCCGTTCGGCATCAGGCTTTGCATTTGCTGATCTTGTGATACAGTTACCGCCATGATGCGCACAATCGCGCACACCTGTCCCTGATGCCGTGTAGCAGACGAGGAACCGAGACATGACAATCAAACAGTTGGCCGCCCTGCTTCTGTTCCTGCTGACAACGGCAGGAACCTGCCGTGCGGCGCCTGCGCCCAAAGCGGCCGTCGCTCCGGCGGCACCGGCAGCCGCACCTTCGCAGTCGGTGGCGGAGCCGGTACTGCTTGACGGCAAACCGGTGCTGACCATTACCTCCGGCATGCTTTCCTTCACGCCCAAAGAACGGGCCCGCACCATCTCGGAGCGCCTTGACAAACTGAGCAGGGATCGGCTGCTGCCGGTGGACCGGATCGCGGTGGTGGAGACCGAAACCACCAGCGACATCGTACTGGATGACCGGATACTGATGAACGTGACCGCTGCCGATGCCAGGGGCACCGGCAGCACCCGCCAGGAACTGGCCCGGCAGTATGCCGAAACGATCAGAACGGCCGTGACGGCCTACCGCTCGGAACGAAGCACCCAAAACCTGCTGGTCGGCACGGCACAGGCCATGGGGATCACCTTACTTCTGGTTCTGCTGCTGGTGGGGATCAAGCGGGCGGTCCCGCGGCTCGAGTCCCTGATCGGCTCCTGGAAAGGCCGCCTGATCCGTTCGATCCGGTTTCAGTCCATCGAATTCCTGCATGAAGACCGGATCGTGGCTCTGCTGCTGTCCGGCATCCGCTTTGTCCGGCTGCTGCTGGTGCTGGGGCTTCTGTACCTCTACGTCCCGCTGGTCCTGAGTTTCTTCCCGATGACGGAGGGGATGGCAGCCCGCCTGTTCGGTTATATAGAAACGCCGGTGGTCAAGGTCTGGCAGGGGGTTACGGCCTATCTGCCCAATATCTTCTTCATCCTGGTGATCACGGTCTGCACCTGGTACGTGATCCGCTTCAGCAGGTTCCTGTTTCATGAAGTCGAGAAGCAGACCATCTCCCTGCCCGGCTTCTACCCCGACTGGGCCATGCCCAGCTTCAAAATTGTCCGTTTCCTGATCATCGCCTTTGCGGTGGTGGTGGCCTTCCCCTATCTGCCCGGCTCTGAATCGCCTGCTTTCAAGGGGGTATCGGTTTTTCTGGGAGTGTTGTTCTCGCTGGGTTCGTCATCGGCCATTGCCAACGTGGTGGCCGGGGTGATCCTGACCTACATGCGGGCCTTCACCGTGGGAGACCAAGTCAGGATCGCCGACACCATGGGCGAGGTGATCGAGAAGACCCTGCTGGTGACCCGTATCCGTACCGCCAAGAATGTCGATATCACGGTGCCCAACTCCATGGTGCTGGGCAGCCATATCACCAATTACAGTTCCTCTGCCCGCTTGATTCTGCACACCACGGTCACCATCGGCTATGATGTGCCCTGGCGCCGGGTCCACGAGCTGCTGCAGGCCGCGGCGCGCTCAACGGACCGGATACTGGCCGATCCCCAGCCGTTTGTCCTGCAGACGGCGCTGAACGACTTCTCGGTGAGCTATGAGCTGAACGTCTACACCGATGCCCCGTCGGCCATGGCGACGATTTACTCCACGCTGCATGCAAACATCCAGGACCGTTTCAACGAGGCCGGGGTGGAGATCATGTCGCCCCACTACAGCACCCTGCGGGACGGCAATGGGACCACCATACCGGCCGACTACCTGCCGGCCGACTATCAGCCGCCCGCCATCCGGGTGACTACCGTGACCTCGTGATGCGGAGCATGCGGCACGGCTCCCAAGGGGGCGGTCGCCAGGGGGATGGGTCGTGAGCAGGGAGGCTCCGGACATCCCGGAAGAAGGGCCGTGGCGCCTGCTGGAGCCGGAGGAGGTTATTGCCGACGGGACCGGTCAGGTGCGGCGGATCTGGTCCCTGGTGCTGGCCTCCCGCGACATCCCCTACCGTCTGATCCGCCGGGAAGGGATGCTGGTGGTGCTGGTGCCGGAGGAACGGCTGGCGGATGCGCTCCACGAACTGCGCCGCTTTGAAGAGGAAAACCGTCACTGGCCCCCTGCCCCGCCGGTTTCCCGCCCCCCGGGCGGTACCGTTTACTCCACCCTCTCGGTACTCCTGCTGCTGGCCGCCTTCCACAACCTGGTGCGGGCCGATTATCTGATCATCCAGGGACGCTACCCGGACTGGCTGCAGCTGGGCATGGCCCAGGCCGACCTGATCCGCGACGGCGAGTGGTGGCGGCTGGTGACCGCGTTAACCCTCCATGCCGATCTGCAGCACCTGCTGGGCAACTTGGTGATCGGCGGCCTGTTCGTGCTGCTGCTCTGCCGCGAGACGGGCTCCGGCCTGGGCTGGAGCCTGATCCTGGCCGCCGGAACCCTGGGTAACCTGGCCAACGCCTGGCTGCAGAACGCGGACCACCGCTCGGTGGGGGGCTCCACCGCCGTGTTCGGTGCCGTGGGCATCCTGGCGGCCATCAGTGCCATCCGCTACCGCCACCACCTGCGCCGGCGGCGACTACTGCCGGTGGCGGCGGCCCTGGCCCTGCTGGTGCTGCTGGGGAGCGAGGGGGAGCACACCGACCTGGGGGCCCACCTGTTCGGCCTGCTGGCCGGGTTCCTGCTGGGACTGCCCGCCGGCCTGCTGCTGATCCGCCACCGCCGCCCCGGTCCCGTGCTGCACCTGCTGCTGGCCCTGGGAAGCGCTCTCCTGGTGGCGGCGGCCTGGTGGCTGGCCCTCGCCCTTCCTTACTGACCGCGCTTCACCCGGAAACCCGCCCGTTCCATGGCCGCAGCCAGATCCGGCTTCCGCGCCGGTGTCGTCGGCTGTTCCGGCTTTTGCCGGGCCGGTTTGCCACCGCCTCCCCCCTCGGCCTCCTTGATGGAGAGGGCGATCCGCTTGCGCTGCGGGTCGGCGGACAGTACCTTGACCTTGACCACCTGTCCCACCGACACGGCATCGTTGGGGTCCTTGATGAAGCGGCTGGCCAGGTGGCTGACATGCACCAGCCCGTCCTGGTGGACCCCGATATCCACAAAGGCGCCGAAGGCGGTGACGTTGGTCACCACCCCCTGCAGGATCATCCCCTCCGCAAGGTCACCGATCTCCCGGACATCGTCCCGGAAATCGGCGGTGGCGAACTGTTGACGGGGGTCCCGCCCCGGTTTCTTCAATTCCTCCACAATGTCCCGCAGGGTGGGCAGCCCCACCCCGTCACCGACATAGCGATTCAGGTCGATCCGCTCGGCCAGCAAGGGGTTCTGCGCCAGTTCTTCAAGCGACACCTGAAGGTCGGCCGCCATCCGCTCCACCAGGGGGTAGCGCTCCGGGTGCACGGCGCTGTTGTCCAGGGGATGACTCCCTCCCCGAATGCGCAGGAAGCCGGCCGACTGCTCGAACGCCTTTGCCCCGAAGCGGGGGACCTTGAGCAGCTCCCTGCGGGAGCCGAACAGGCCCTGCTCGTCGCGATGACGGACCATGGCCTTGCCCAGGGCCGGTCCCACCCCGGCCACGTAGGAAAGCAGTGCCCAGGAGGCGGTGTTCAGATCCACTCCCACGTAGTTCACGCAGGACTCCACCACATCGTCCAGACTCTTTTTGAGCATGGTCTGGTTGACGTCGTGCTGGTACTGCCCCACCCCGATGCTCTTGGGGTCCACCTTCACCAGTTCCGCCAGGGGGTCCTGCAAACGGCGGGCAATGGAGATGGCCCCCCGCACGGTCAGGTCCAGGTCGGGAAACTCCTCCCGGGCGATCTCCGAGGCGGAATAGACGCTGGCCCCGGCCTCGCTGACCATCACCACCCCCACCTGCCGGTTCAGGTTCTTCAGGGTTTCGCGGGCAAACTGCTCCATCTCCCGGCCGGCGGTGCCGTTGCCGATGGCCACCATGGCCACGCCGTGGGTTTCCACCAGCCGCAGCAGCTCTCTGGCAGCCTGTTCCACCCGTCCGGCGCCGGTGTGGGGGTAGATGGTGACATGCTCCAGGAAGCGGCCGGTTTCATCCACCGCCGCCAGCTTGGAGCCGGTGCGCAGCCCCGGATCGATCCCCAGTACCCGCTTGCCCCCTGCCGGCGGCGCCAGCAGCAGGTTGCGCAGGTTGCGGGCAAAGACCGTGATGGCCGCCTCGTCGGCCCGGTCCTTGGCCTGCAGGCGCAGTTCCCCTTCAATGGAGGCGGCGATGAGCCGCTTGTAGGCATCCTCGGCCACCTTTTCCAGAAATGCGCCGAAAATACTCTTGCCCCTGATCAGGCGATGCTTCAGCCCGGCCAGGATCTCCTCCTGGGGGGCCTCCAGGGAGAGGAACAGCACCTCCTCCTTCTCCCCCCGCCGCATGGCCAGCATCCGGTGGGAGGGGATATCCTTCAGCGGTTCCCGGTAGTCGTAGTACATCTCGAACTTGGTGACCTGCTCCTTCTTGTCCGCAGCCACCCTGGTGGTCATGATCCCCTGTTCCCAGGTGAGCCGCCGCACCATGGCACGGGCATCGGCATCGTCGGCAAGCCGTTCGGCCAGGATATGGCCGGCCCCCTCCAGGGCCGCTTCGGGGCTGGGCACCTCCCGCTCCGGATCGACAAAGGGGGCGGCAACCTGCAGGGGATCACCAACGGTCAACTCCTGAGCCACAATAATATCCGCCAGCGGCTCCAGACCCCGCTCCCGGGCAATGGTGGCCTTGGTGCGGCGCTTGGGCTTGTAGGGCAGGTAGAGGTCTTCAAGCTCGGTCTTTTGGCGCACCGCCGCGATACGGGCCTGCAGCTCCGCGGTCAGTTTCCCCTGTTCGGCAATGGAGGCAAGAATGGCTGCTCGCCGGGCCTCCAGCTCGTTGAGGTAGGTCAGGCGGTCTTCAATGGTGCGGATCTGCACTTCATCCAGTTCACCGGTCTGTTCCTTGCGGTAGCGGGCGATGAACGGCACCGTGGCTCCCTCCTGCAGCAGGGCGACGGTGTTGGCTACCTGGGCGTGCGTGAGGCCGATTTCTTCAACGATGATGGCGACGATTGCCGCCGGGAACTGCTGGTCTGCTGCCATGGTACCAATGGTTCTCCTTAGGGTGGATGCCGGCACGACAGCGTGCCGGAGGCTGCTTATACTATGTCTCGCTTCCGTCTTCAACCGCAAGCAGCGTTCCAGCGACCTACCTGCATGTTAACACTTGCAATAACCGCTGAATAACAGTACAGTGTCCAGCGGATTTACAGCCCCCCACAGACAGGAGCATCTGCTGCATGAGCAAAGAAGAAGCGATCGAAGTTGAAGGCACGGTGATCGAACCGCTGCCCAACGCCATGTTCAGGGTCAAACTGGAGAACGACCACGTGGTGCTGGCCCATATCTCGGGCAAGATGCGCAAGTACTTCATCAAGATTCTCCCCGGCGACAAGGTGACGGTTGAACTTTCCCCCTACGACCTGAGCCGCGGCCGCATTACCTACCGGGCCAAGTAAAGCCGTTTCATACGACATATCCAAACTCATGCGCGGAGCCCTTTTATGGAGCGCATGAGTTTTGCGTTTCTATTCCA
The window above is part of the Trichlorobacter ammonificans genome. Proteins encoded here:
- a CDS encoding ABC-F family ATP-binding cassette domain-containing protein codes for the protein MIHLSNITKQHGSQVLFRDASFQILPGSRTGLVGPNGAGKTTLFRIITGEEEPGSGEITRAKRTTIGYFSQDVGDMAGRSALEEVMAGSAETMRLAAALKEMEAAMCEPRSDDEMATLLERYGEAQEEFEHRGGYDLDTRAQTVLTGLGIGPDRFNHPVESFSGGWKMRIALAKILTLKPDVLLLDEPTNHLDVESIVWLEEWLADTFDGALLMTSHDRDFMNRIVSRIVEVANRTVTTYGGNYDFYEREREIRREQLLASHKRQQEMLAKEEEFIARFAARASHAAQVQSRVKKLEKIERIEIPAEERVVRFEFSEPPRSGDDVVIMENLAKEWPLPDGGVKPVFSGVSGIIRRQSKVAVVGVNGAGKSTFLKVLAGQTEPTSGNVALGANVELGYFSQHAMEILDPRRTVFETVQAAMPLANRGVIMNLLGAFLFSGDAVDKRIENLSGGEKSRVVLATLLGRPINFLVLDEPTNHLDIRSREMLLDALQGFSGTVVLVSHDRHFLRSLVDRVLEVDHGEMRAYEGNYEYYLEKSPHRVH
- a CDS encoding DEAD/DEAH box helicase, producing the protein MPFQLFSFHPKVVAGVKAAGYATPTPIQAQAIPKIMAGHDLMGLAQTGTGKTAAFALPILHRLMQGPRKQVRALVIAPTRELAEQINDSIQELGSQTRLKSITVYGGVGVNPQVEKLKNGVEIVVACPGRLLDHINQGTIDLSSLELLVLDEADQMFDMGFLPDIRRILKHLPAQRQTLLFSATMPPEIRGLAREILRDPVTVQVDTVAPAATVTHALYPVAQHLKTPLLMQLLQHTDTGSVLIFTRTKHRAKRLGEQLEKAGYTAASLQGNLSQNRRQAAMDGFRSGAFQILVATDIAARGIDVSQVSHVINYDIPDTTEAYIHRIGRTGRAARNGDAFTLVTDEDTAMVRAIEKTLGSAIERRTVAGFDYNVQAPRKDEEFARPPRPPRPQPKAKKEVAGQGSGQPRSGQQPAKQGRPAGTRPSSPGAGRQQQRSRTPR
- a CDS encoding mechanosensitive ion channel family protein, with the translated sequence MTIKQLAALLLFLLTTAGTCRAAPAPKAAVAPAAPAAAPSQSVAEPVLLDGKPVLTITSGMLSFTPKERARTISERLDKLSRDRLLPVDRIAVVETETTSDIVLDDRILMNVTAADARGTGSTRQELARQYAETIRTAVTAYRSERSTQNLLVGTAQAMGITLLLVLLLVGIKRAVPRLESLIGSWKGRLIRSIRFQSIEFLHEDRIVALLLSGIRFVRLLLVLGLLYLYVPLVLSFFPMTEGMAARLFGYIETPVVKVWQGVTAYLPNIFFILVITVCTWYVIRFSRFLFHEVEKQTISLPGFYPDWAMPSFKIVRFLIIAFAVVVAFPYLPGSESPAFKGVSVFLGVLFSLGSSSAIANVVAGVILTYMRAFTVGDQVRIADTMGEVIEKTLLVTRIRTAKNVDITVPNSMVLGSHITNYSSSARLILHTTVTIGYDVPWRRVHELLQAAARSTDRILADPQPFVLQTALNDFSVSYELNVYTDAPSAMATIYSTLHANIQDRFNEAGVEIMSPHYSTLRDGNGTTIPADYLPADYQPPAIRVTTVTS
- a CDS encoding rhomboid family intramembrane serine protease — its product is MSREAPDIPEEGPWRLLEPEEVIADGTGQVRRIWSLVLASRDIPYRLIRREGMLVVLVPEERLADALHELRRFEEENRHWPPAPPVSRPPGGTVYSTLSVLLLLAAFHNLVRADYLIIQGRYPDWLQLGMAQADLIRDGEWWRLVTALTLHADLQHLLGNLVIGGLFVLLLCRETGSGLGWSLILAAGTLGNLANAWLQNADHRSVGGSTAVFGAVGILAAISAIRYRHHLRRRRLLPVAAALALLVLLGSEGEHTDLGAHLFGLLAGFLLGLPAGLLLIRHRRPGPVLHLLLALGSALLVAAAWWLALALPY
- a CDS encoding Tex family protein yields the protein MAADQQFPAAIVAIIVEEIGLTHAQVANTVALLQEGATVPFIARYRKEQTGELDEVQIRTIEDRLTYLNELEARRAAILASIAEQGKLTAELQARIAAVRQKTELEDLYLPYKPKRRTKATIARERGLEPLADIIVAQELTVGDPLQVAAPFVDPEREVPSPEAALEGAGHILAERLADDADARAMVRRLTWEQGIMTTRVAADKKEQVTKFEMYYDYREPLKDIPSHRMLAMRRGEKEEVLFLSLEAPQEEILAGLKHRLIRGKSIFGAFLEKVAEDAYKRLIAASIEGELRLQAKDRADEAAITVFARNLRNLLLAPPAGGKRVLGIDPGLRTGSKLAAVDETGRFLEHVTIYPHTGAGRVEQAARELLRLVETHGVAMVAIGNGTAGREMEQFARETLKNLNRQVGVVMVSEAGASVYSASEIAREEFPDLDLTVRGAISIARRLQDPLAELVKVDPKSIGVGQYQHDVNQTMLKKSLDDVVESCVNYVGVDLNTASWALLSYVAGVGPALGKAMVRHRDEQGLFGSRRELLKVPRFGAKAFEQSAGFLRIRGGSHPLDNSAVHPERYPLVERMAADLQVSLEELAQNPLLAERIDLNRYVGDGVGLPTLRDIVEELKKPGRDPRQQFATADFRDDVREIGDLAEGMILQGVVTNVTAFGAFVDIGVHQDGLVHVSHLASRFIKDPNDAVSVGQVVKVKVLSADPQRKRIALSIKEAEGGGGGKPARQKPEQPTTPARKPDLAAAMERAGFRVKRGQ
- the infA gene encoding translation initiation factor IF-1 produces the protein MSKEEAIEVEGTVIEPLPNAMFRVKLENDHVVLAHISGKMRKYFIKILPGDKVTVELSPYDLSRGRITYRAK